In Malus sylvestris chromosome 15, drMalSylv7.2, whole genome shotgun sequence, a single genomic region encodes these proteins:
- the LOC126605938 gene encoding early nodulin-75-like, whose product MSPNYVLVFLVGVVVFTTSTPSIALKPPIHKPPSHNPPNYKTPTPLNKEEPFSFPEKKPPTQHNEPLKGKGEKPPPKHKPPHNEHHLLEVEGKFPEGQKPPQEHNQPPKGQKPPPEHKPGQPGDEPPKRGPPGHTPGIGHPGDEPPKKGEKPPPKHKPGHPGDQESQKGEKPPPKNKGSPGHDEPPKGKKPPPEHKPPHNEQNTGRRLLEAESLDGKLPPKGKKPKPPPKGKPPTPLEHNDDGDHKPFPEHDPKPKPVKQPPKGKGDKPPKGKGDEPPHHDGHLEENVVEEGRDSDHKPPRKLKPPTGTGKKPPTRPVKPPQKPPHKPPFPN is encoded by the coding sequence ATGTCTCCCAATTACGTGCTAGTTTTTCTTGTCGGAGTGGTGGTTTTCACCACTTCAACTCCTTCTATTGCCCTGAAACCCCCAATTCACAAGCCTCCTTCCCACAATCCACCAAATTACAAGACTCCAACCCCACTTAACAAGGAAGAGCCTTTCTCATTCCCGGAGAAGAAGCCCCCAACCCAACATAACGAGCCCCTCAAGGGCAAAGGAGAGAAGCCTCCACCCAAGCACAAGCCACCACACAATGAACACCACTTGCTAGAGGTGGAAGGCAAATTTCCCGAGGGACAAAAGCCACCTCAAGAGCACAATCAGCCTCCAAAGGGACAAAAGCCGCCACCAGAGCACAAACCAGGACAGCCAGGTGATGAGCCACCGAAGAGAGGACCACCAGGACATACCCCAGGTATTGGACACCCAGGTGACGAGCCACCGAAGAAAGGAGAGAAGCCACCGCCCAAGCACAAACCAGGACACCCAGGTGATCAGGAATCCCAAAAAGGAGAAAAGCCACCACCGAAGAACAAGGGAAGCCCAGGTCATGATGAACCTCCCAAGGGTAAGAAGCCACCACCGGAGCACAAGCCGCCTCACAATGAACAAAACACCGGACGTCGTTTATTAGAGGCAGAGTCATTGGATGGGAAATTGCCTCCTAAGGGAAAGAAGCCAAAGCCACCTCCAAAAGGCAAGCCACCAACCCCACTTGAACATAATGACGATGGAGATCACAAGCCATTCCCTGAACACGACCCAAAACCAAAGCCAGTTAAGCAGCCTCCAAAGGGTAAGGGAGATAAGCCACCGAAGGGTAAGGGAGATGAGCCACCTCATCATGATGGTCATCTTGAAGAGAATGTGGTGGAGGAGGGAAGAGACTCAGATCACAAGCCACCTCGGAAACTAAAACCCCCAACTGGTACTGGGAAGAAGCCCCCAACTCGCCCTGTCAAGCCACCTCAAAAACCACCACACAAGCCTCCATTTCCCAACTGA